A stretch of the Elephas maximus indicus isolate mEleMax1 chromosome 3, mEleMax1 primary haplotype, whole genome shotgun sequence genome encodes the following:
- the PHC2 gene encoding polyhomeotic-like protein 2 isoform X1, whose translation MTSGNGNSASSITGTAPQNGENKPPQAIVKPQILTHVIEGFVIQEGAEPFPVGRSSLLVGNLKKKYAQGFLPEKLPQQDHTTTTDSEMEEPYLQESKEEGTPLKLKCELCGRVDFAYKFKRSKRFCSMACAKRYNVGCTKRVGLFHSDRSKLQKAGATTHNRRRASKASLPALTKDNKKQPTGTVPLSVTAALQLTHSQEDSSRCSDNSSYEEPLSPISASSSTSRRRQGQRDLELPDMHMRDLVGMGHHFLPSEPTKWNVEDVYEFIRSLPGCQEIAEEFRAQEIDGQALLLLKEDHLMSAMNIKLGPALKIYARISMLKDS comes from the exons ATGACCTCAGGGAACGGAAACTCTGCCTCCAGCATCACTGGCACTGCCCCCCAGAATGGTGAGAATAAACCACCACAGGCCATTGTGAAACCCCAAATCCTGACGCATGTTATCGAAGGGTTTGTGATCCAGGAGGGGGCGGAGCCTTTCCCG GTGGGACGCTCGTCCCTGCTGGTGGGGAATCTCAAGAAGAAGTATGCACAGGGGTTCCTGCCTGAGAAACTTCCACAGCAGGATCATACCACCACCACTGACTCTGAGATGGAAGAGCCCTATCTGCAAG AATCCAAAGAGGAGGGTACTCCCCTCAAACTCAAGTGTGAGCTCTGTGGTCGGGTGGACTTTGCCTACAAGTTCAAGCGTTCCAAGCGCTTCTGTTCCATGGCTTGTGCAAAGAG GTACAATGTGGGATGTACCAAACGAGTGGGACTTTTCCACTCAGACCGGAGCAAGCTGCAGAAAGCAGGAGCCACGACCCACAACCGCCGTCGGGCCAGCAAAGCCAGTCTGCCAGCACTCACCAAGGATAACAAGAAGCAG CCAACAGGCACTGTACCCCTTTCAGTCACTGCTGCATTGCAGCTAACACACAGCCAGGAAGACTCCAGCCGTTGCTCAGATAACTCAAGCTATGAGGAACCCTTGTCACCCATCTCAGCCAGCTCATCTACCTCCCGCCGGCGGCAAGGCCAGCGGGACCTGGAGCTCCCTGACATGCACATGCGGGACCTGGTGGGCATGGGGCACCACTTCCTGCCAAGTGAGCCCACCAAATGGAACGTAGAAGATGTCTACGAATTCATCCGCTCTCTGCCAG GCTGCCAGGAGATTGCAGAGGAATTCCGTGCCCAGGAGATTGACGGACAAGCTCTGCTGCTGCTCAAGGAGGACCACCTGATGAGTGCTATGAACATCAAGCTGGGGCCCGCCCTGAAGATCTATGCTCGCATCAGCATGCTCAAGGACTCCTAG